Proteins encoded within one genomic window of Natator depressus isolate rNatDep1 chromosome 1, rNatDep2.hap1, whole genome shotgun sequence:
- the LOC141980937 gene encoding calmodulin, striated muscle, translating into MADQLTEGQIAEFKEAFSLFDKDGDGSITTSELGTVMRSLGQNPTEAELQDMIGELDADGSGTVDFPEFLSMMARKMRDTDSEEEIREAFRVFDRDKNGYISAAELRHVMTNLGEKLTDEEVDEMIKEADSNSDGQVNYEEFVRMMTEK; encoded by the coding sequence ATGGCCGACCAGCTGACGGAGGGGCAGATCGCAGAGTTCAAAGAAGCCTTCTCCCTCTTCGACAAGGACGGGGATGGGTCCATCACCACCAGCGAGCTGGGGACCGTCATGCGGtcgctggggcagaaccccaccGAGGCCGAGCTGCAAGACATGATTGGCGAGTTGGACGCAGACGGCAGTGGCACGGTGGACTTCCCCGAATTCCTGTCCATGATGGCGAGGAAGATGAGGGACACGGACAGCGAGGAGGAGATCCGGGAAGCCTTCCGGGTGTTCGACAGGGACAAGAACGGCTACATCAGTGCGGCGGAGCTGCGGCATGTCATGACCAACCTGGGCGAGAAGCTGACGGACGAGGAGGTGGACGAGATGATCAAGGAGGCCGACAGCAACAGCGATGGGCAAGTCAACTACGAGGAGTTTGTACGGATGATGACGGAGAAGTGA